The Methanobrevibacter sp. sequence AAAAAACAATCCTTAAGAAATTATCACTTAAAAAAATAATTATTTAAAAATAAAAAATGGGGCAAGATAATGAAAATTGTTGGAATTTGTGGAAGTCCACGGGAAGGAGCCAGCGAATATTTGCTGAAAAGGGCATTGGATGAATTGGAAAATGAAGATTCATTTGAAACAAAATTCATATCTGTAAAGGATAGGAACATCTCTCCATGCACTCATTGCAACGACTGCGAGAGAAGCAAAGGGAAATGTTCAATAGCTGATGACATGGATGAAATCTATGAAGCCCTAAGGGAAGCTGATGGAATCATACTTGCAAGTCCAATTCATTTTGGAAGCATCTCCGCACAACTAAAGGCCGTAATCGACAGATGCCAGGCCATGATCATGGAAGATTTGGATATCTTCAAGAACAAGGTAGGGATTTCAATAGTCGTTGGAGGAGACAGGTCCGGCGGTCAGGAATTGGCCATTCAGCAAATCAATACATTCTACCTATTGAATAAAATCATACCGGTGAGCGGAGGATCCTTTGGTGCCAACTTAGGTGCATGCCTTTGGTCACAGGACGATGGTGCAGATGGAGTCAAGGAAGATGAGTATGGCCTTAAGACATTGGATATGACCATAAGTCACTTTAAGGAGTTCCTATTGGAATTCAAATCATGATGCCTAATGACTTTAAGAGATTTGCAAAAGATATATAACTAAAAATTTATATAGGAATATCTAATTATAATATATAAGAAATTATTAATTGTTTTAAGTTTAAAACAATATTAAATAAAAAAAATACTTCTTTTTAATTTTGATGGTGAAAAAATGGGCGAAGCGACTGGAAGTTCCAAAGTGGCTAAGGGAAGTGCAATAATCCTGATTGGTAATGTCATCTTCCGTGTGGGAGGATACCTTTACCGTTTCCTTATGGCATCACTTTTAGGACCTGCAGCATATGGTATACTTGGACTTACAACTCCATTTCAAGGAATCTTCCAGGTATTGTCTGCGGCAGGGCTTCCGCCTGCAATAGCTAAATACGTATCTGAGTACAATGCTCTCGATGAGGAGGACTTGGCTCGCCAGACCGTCTTTACAGCACTGAAGATAATGGTCTTTTTAGGATTCTTCTTTGGACTGGTCATGGTATTTGTAGCCGCACCTATCATTACAAACTATTATCACAAGCCTGAAGCGCTATTGCCTCTCCAGGCTGTAGGTCTCATCACTCCTTTCAGTGTAATTGTAGGAGCATTCAGAGGTGCCTTCCAAGGTGTATACAAAATGGAATACATCCTTTACACACGTGCAATCGAACAGATATTCATGATTCTCTTTGCAACTGCACTTGTAATTTTAGGATTGTCCACCTTTGGTGCAGTATTAGGTTCCGTTCTCGGTTTTGCGGCATCTGCAGTTTCTGCAGTATACATATTCAAAAGATATATGGGAAAGTACATACCTCCTGCAAATCCTGACTTCAAGTTCACATTCAAACAGGAAATGGGCCTTGCAAAAAGGTTGCTCTTCTTTTCAATCCCAGTGACAATCACCGCACTTGCTGAAATGGGTATCTACAGTATCTGCACCTTGCTTATGGGAGGATTTTTGGCTGCAACCGCAATCGGTTACTTCACAGCTGCAGACCCTATCTCAAGGCTTCCATTGATCGTCTCAAGCTCCCTTGCAACCACAATACTGCCTGCGGCATCTGAAGCATATGCCCTAAAGGACCAGAACCTTCTTGAAAAATATGTGAATGCATCCTATAAATACGGAATGTTCTTTGTAATCCCTATGTGTGTGGGAATAGCAATATTCGCAAAGGAAATCATGGGGCTTGTATACTTCACCAATTCTGCATACATGAACGGTGCAATGTCCCTTGCAATTCTTGTTATCGGCATGACATTCTATTCAATCTACACAATTTCCGGAAGCATTGTGCAGGGTATAGGAAACCCAAGAATTCCAATGTACCTTTTGATATTCGGATGTATCATCACCTTAGGCCTTGGATGGTATCTGATTCCTACCTACGGCATTGAAGGGGGAGCGCTTGCAACCACAATAGCTTCATTCATAATGATGATTCCAATGTTCCTGCTTCAATTCAGATTGACAAAGACCCATGCCCCTTACATGTTCCTCGCCAAAGTCACAATAGCTTCATTGATCATGGCATTGCCTGTATTTGTGCTTCCAAACGACAGCTATGGATTGATTGCAGGATTGATCATCTGTCCTATAATCTACATGATTGCAATAGTGGCACTTAAAACCTTGTCACATGATGATGTGGCAGGATTCAGAAGATTTACCACAAAATTAGGACCTTTAAGAAAATATGCAAACAAGCTATTGGATATCATCGATAAATACAGCTCTTAAAATCAATTATTTTTATTATTTAATTCTATTTTTAGATTTTTACCTTTTAATTAAATTTGAAGCCTTACTATTTTTATCATGATTTAAAACTTTCCTTAGTTAATTTATATCGATTGAAAAGGAAAATGCCCTTTATAAGCAAATTATCGATTACGAATATTGCTCATAACGAATAAAAATGAATATCAACTCTTTTTTTAGCTAAAATCACGATTTAAACCACTGTTAAACTTTGAAAATTTTATCGATTATTAGATTAAAATAAATAAGTTTAATTAATAAAAAGTATATATTAACTATCAATAAAGGGTAATTTTTATAAAATAAGTTGTTAATAAGGTAAAAGGGACGATTAAAATGACTGAAGTTAAGGCTGGTGTTGAATATAAGATCAATATTGATGGAAATTCTTTTCTTTTGGATCAAAAGAAATTCAATCTATTGATTTATATTAATGAAAGCGGATCCATTACAGAAGCGGCTAAGCGTTCTAAAATTTCTTACA is a genomic window containing:
- a CDS encoding flavodoxin family protein, whose translation is MKIVGICGSPREGASEYLLKRALDELENEDSFETKFISVKDRNISPCTHCNDCERSKGKCSIADDMDEIYEALREADGIILASPIHFGSISAQLKAVIDRCQAMIMEDLDIFKNKVGISIVVGGDRSGGQELAIQQINTFYLLNKIIPVSGGSFGANLGACLWSQDDGADGVKEDEYGLKTLDMTISHFKEFLLEFKS
- a CDS encoding flippase — encoded protein: MGEATGSSKVAKGSAIILIGNVIFRVGGYLYRFLMASLLGPAAYGILGLTTPFQGIFQVLSAAGLPPAIAKYVSEYNALDEEDLARQTVFTALKIMVFLGFFFGLVMVFVAAPIITNYYHKPEALLPLQAVGLITPFSVIVGAFRGAFQGVYKMEYILYTRAIEQIFMILFATALVILGLSTFGAVLGSVLGFAASAVSAVYIFKRYMGKYIPPANPDFKFTFKQEMGLAKRLLFFSIPVTITALAEMGIYSICTLLMGGFLAATAIGYFTAADPISRLPLIVSSSLATTILPAASEAYALKDQNLLEKYVNASYKYGMFFVIPMCVGIAIFAKEIMGLVYFTNSAYMNGAMSLAILVIGMTFYSIYTISGSIVQGIGNPRIPMYLLIFGCIITLGLGWYLIPTYGIEGGALATTIASFIMMIPMFLLQFRLTKTHAPYMFLAKVTIASLIMALPVFVLPNDSYGLIAGLIICPIIYMIAIVALKTLSHDDVAGFRRFTTKLGPLRKYANKLLDIIDKYSS